One Synechococcus sp. CC9605 genomic window carries:
- the kdsA gene encoding 3-deoxy-8-phosphooctulonate synthase — translation MAQQIQLGEITFANDRPFALLGGVNVLEDLDFALRCSKHYKDVCERLNIPLVFKASYDKANRSSIHSFRGPGLKHGLEILQAVKDTHGIPVITDVHSPEEAAAAAKVADIIQLPAFLARQTNLVRAMAETGAVINIKKPQFLSPEQMRNIVDKFRECGNEQLLLCERGTNFGYDNLVVDMLGFGVMKRTCDDLPLIFDVTHALQCRDPGGAASGGRRTQVVDLARSGMAVGLAGLFLEAHPDPAKARCDGPSALPLDQLEPFLTQVKAIDDLVKGMPDLHIN, via the coding sequence GTGGCGCAGCAGATCCAACTGGGCGAGATCACCTTCGCAAACGATCGCCCCTTCGCCCTTCTTGGTGGCGTCAACGTTCTCGAAGATCTGGATTTCGCCCTGCGCTGCTCAAAGCACTACAAGGATGTGTGCGAGCGACTGAACATCCCTCTCGTCTTTAAGGCCTCCTACGACAAGGCCAACCGCTCATCGATTCACTCCTTCCGCGGCCCCGGCCTGAAACATGGATTGGAGATCCTTCAGGCGGTCAAAGACACCCATGGCATCCCGGTGATCACGGATGTCCACAGCCCTGAGGAGGCAGCTGCCGCCGCCAAGGTGGCCGACATCATTCAGCTGCCTGCCTTCCTCGCCCGTCAGACCAATCTGGTTCGCGCCATGGCTGAAACAGGGGCTGTGATCAACATCAAGAAGCCGCAGTTCCTCAGCCCGGAGCAGATGCGCAACATCGTGGACAAATTCCGCGAATGCGGCAATGAACAGCTTTTGCTTTGCGAGCGAGGGACCAACTTTGGTTACGACAACCTCGTCGTCGACATGCTGGGCTTCGGCGTGATGAAACGCACCTGCGACGACCTGCCCTTGATCTTCGACGTAACCCATGCTCTGCAATGCAGAGATCCAGGTGGTGCTGCCTCAGGCGGACGCCGCACGCAAGTTGTTGACCTGGCCCGCTCAGGCATGGCGGTTGGTCTGGCTGGTTTGTTCTTGGAAGCCCACCCAGACCCAGCCAAAGCACGATGCGATGGCCCCAGCGCCCTACCACTCGATCAGCTGGAGCCATTTCTGACGCAGGTCAAAGCCATCGATGATCTGGTGAAAGGAATGCCAGACCTGCACATCAACTGA
- a CDS encoding sulfotransferase family protein, whose translation MASDATFLLGVGAQKAGTSWLHDQLNRRKDADFGFLKEYHVFDALELEHFSSFRPKNPTPLKWRTWRRARFMEQPERYFDYFASRLKPPQIRLTGDITPSYAGLSAESYQRIQKAFAQRGVQTRAVFIMRDPVERFLSQQRMQLRKRGLLTPKHEIEHLNKASLKLLKRDSPRNDYPATLDALKDGFAASHVFIGLYETLFTADNHRALCRCLNIAEQIPELSHRVNASQATTAVPTEVLRRLGQHFTPLVTAVQERCPDLGVEQHWATAMTWRDA comes from the coding sequence TTGGCCTCTGACGCAACCTTTCTGCTCGGCGTTGGCGCCCAGAAAGCAGGAACCTCCTGGCTGCACGATCAACTGAACCGCAGGAAGGATGCTGATTTCGGTTTCCTGAAGGAATACCACGTTTTCGATGCTCTGGAGCTGGAGCACTTTTCCTCCTTCCGGCCCAAGAACCCCACACCATTGAAGTGGCGCACCTGGCGGAGGGCACGGTTTATGGAACAACCTGAGCGCTACTTCGACTACTTCGCATCACGGCTCAAGCCACCTCAGATCCGACTCACGGGGGACATCACTCCCTCTTACGCCGGGTTGAGCGCAGAGAGCTATCAGCGCATCCAGAAGGCCTTCGCGCAACGGGGCGTGCAAACGCGGGCGGTGTTCATCATGCGCGACCCAGTGGAACGGTTCTTGTCTCAGCAACGCATGCAACTGCGCAAGCGGGGCTTGCTCACGCCCAAGCATGAAATCGAGCACCTGAACAAGGCCAGCCTCAAACTGCTCAAGCGTGACTCTCCTCGGAACGATTACCCCGCCACCCTCGATGCCCTGAAGGACGGGTTCGCTGCATCACATGTCTTCATCGGCTTGTACGAAACCCTGTTCACCGCAGACAACCACCGTGCGTTGTGCCGCTGTCTGAACATTGCGGAGCAGATCCCTGAACTGAGCCACCGGGTGAATGCCAGTCAGGCCACCACAGCTGTTCCAACGGAGGTGTTACGCCGTCTTGGCCAGCACTTCACCCCGTTGGTGACGGCGGTCCAGGAACGGTGTCCGGATCTCGGCGTTGAGCAGCACTGGGCCACCGCGATGACCTGGAGAGACGCCTAA
- a CDS encoding sulfotransferase family protein: MPFSRTQKRIRRELQEQRALLSLAIERKTLKIKRDNLDRVVFYPEHNIAFNRIAKSGNSSVILYLDEAIRGPSSHQNDYKQAKRSAMGTGKSLVEMSRTKQDRASLKKASFFTVVRNPWTRTLSAFLDKIANGPQDKYGSIPGFGDNSKAGFEAFITFLESGGLHANHHWKPQKDALLLPASQFKSICRLEHLSTELPNALAESGLTLPNSEQLQQPHRIESNQHSKLTQASSKLSRYYSPTTIQAVANLYTADFKLGSYNLDPRSIGLSLQSS; this comes from the coding sequence TTGCCCTTCTCTCGCACCCAGAAACGTATCCGCAGAGAGTTGCAAGAGCAGCGAGCCCTCTTAAGCCTTGCCATCGAGCGCAAAACGTTAAAGATCAAACGCGACAATCTTGATCGCGTCGTGTTTTACCCAGAACACAACATTGCTTTCAATAGAATCGCTAAAAGCGGCAATTCATCCGTCATTCTTTACCTGGATGAAGCCATCAGAGGCCCAAGCAGTCATCAAAACGACTACAAGCAAGCCAAACGAAGTGCCATGGGCACAGGCAAAAGCCTGGTTGAAATGTCCAGAACCAAACAAGACCGTGCAAGCCTGAAAAAGGCTTCATTTTTTACGGTCGTTCGCAATCCCTGGACGCGGACACTATCCGCATTTCTCGACAAAATCGCTAACGGCCCTCAAGACAAATACGGATCCATCCCAGGATTTGGTGACAACAGCAAAGCCGGCTTCGAAGCCTTCATCACCTTCCTCGAAAGCGGCGGACTGCATGCCAACCACCACTGGAAACCACAGAAAGATGCGTTGCTCCTGCCCGCATCCCAGTTCAAAAGCATTTGCAGGCTTGAACATCTCTCAACTGAACTTCCCAATGCCCTGGCCGAATCAGGCTTAACGCTGCCCAATTCCGAGCAGCTGCAACAACCGCACCGCATTGAAAGCAACCAGCACAGCAAACTCACCCAGGCCTCCAGCAAGCTGTCGCGCTACTACAGCCCTACAACCATCCAGGCTGTGGCGAATCTCTATACCGCCGACTTCAAGCTTGGAAGCTACAACCTGGACCCCCGCAGCATCGGCTTGAGTCTGCAGAGCAGCTAA
- the kdsB gene encoding 3-deoxy-manno-octulosonate cytidylyltransferase, with amino-acid sequence MAIRKCVVAVPARLQSSRLPNKVLADIGGKPMIQRVLERCSEAQGVEAVVLCTDSTELQTLAEGWGFPVLMTSESCNSGSERIASVAHPLMALGWGDADPVAEETAVINVQGDQPFIEPAVIDAMAEEFRSQDPVPAVVTPVYGLKPESVHNPNVVKTLLAHDGRALYFSRSAIPHVRDIAEADWHQHTTYWGHVGMYGFRGDVLAAWDQLPASPLEDLERLEQLRLIEAGLTIATFRVEGTSLSVDTAEQLEQARAMV; translated from the coding sequence ATGGCGATTCGTAAGTGTGTGGTGGCCGTTCCGGCCCGGCTTCAGTCATCTCGACTCCCCAACAAGGTGCTGGCCGACATCGGCGGTAAGCCGATGATTCAGCGCGTGCTGGAACGCTGCAGTGAGGCTCAGGGTGTTGAAGCGGTGGTGCTGTGCACCGACAGCACCGAACTTCAGACCCTGGCTGAGGGTTGGGGGTTCCCAGTGTTGATGACGTCGGAATCCTGCAACTCCGGCAGTGAGCGCATCGCATCGGTGGCTCACCCTCTGATGGCCCTGGGCTGGGGCGATGCGGATCCTGTGGCTGAAGAGACCGCAGTGATCAACGTTCAGGGCGATCAACCGTTCATCGAACCTGCTGTGATCGATGCCATGGCCGAGGAATTTCGGAGTCAGGATCCTGTGCCGGCGGTCGTGACCCCCGTCTACGGGCTGAAGCCCGAATCGGTCCACAATCCCAATGTGGTGAAGACCCTGCTGGCCCATGACGGCCGTGCGCTCTATTTCTCACGGTCCGCCATCCCCCACGTGCGGGATATAGCTGAGGCGGATTGGCATCAGCACACCACCTACTGGGGGCATGTGGGCATGTACGGCTTCCGGGGAGATGTATTGGCTGCATGGGATCAGCTGCCGGCCTCACCGCTGGAGGATCTGGAACGGCTCGAACAGCTGCGGCTGATCGAGGCCGGCCTCACCATTGCCACCTTCCGGGTCGAGGGCACCTCGTTGTCGGTGGACACCGCCGAACAGCTGGAGCAGGCCCGGGCGATGGTCTGA
- a CDS encoding glycosyltransferase: MTRRVVLYIDSLKTGGAERVTLLLARWLVEAGWQATVLTRHGASRDFYPLPAGVQRSVEPGDPIWLRRFGPFGFPLRMLRLRAWLQRHQPDLVVGMTTLPAIKLLLAVRGMACPCIVSERNFPPLKRPSWPWRLLRRLTYPWAQLHLVQTEATGRWLAQHLKARPQLCLPNPVAWPLPRFAPDPDPIAWLVRRNVGADQQVLLAVGTKSHQKGFDRLVAMFGLLAQRHPAAHLVILGLDQGPYHGVDQQAQLRRLLPQASHRLHFPGRVGNVQDWYERADMFLLPSRYEGFPNVLLEAMASGCCCVSSDCPQGPAELIRDGVDGRLLANDATPETWADLVSELLEDSDQRLRLGDAALAVRQRFSEERLRRCFMHGVLQLVGDD; the protein is encoded by the coding sequence ATGACCCGAAGGGTCGTGCTCTACATCGATTCCCTCAAGACCGGTGGAGCCGAGCGCGTCACTCTTCTGCTTGCACGCTGGCTTGTGGAAGCGGGCTGGCAGGCAACGGTGCTCACCCGTCATGGTGCGTCCCGCGATTTCTATCCCCTCCCGGCGGGTGTCCAACGGTCTGTCGAACCCGGAGATCCGATTTGGTTAAGACGCTTCGGGCCTTTTGGTTTTCCCCTTCGCATGCTGCGGTTGCGCGCATGGTTGCAGCGCCATCAACCTGATCTGGTTGTCGGCATGACCACCCTGCCGGCGATCAAACTGCTGCTGGCGGTGCGGGGCATGGCCTGTCCATGCATCGTCTCGGAACGGAACTTCCCCCCTTTGAAGCGACCGAGTTGGCCCTGGCGGTTGCTGCGGCGGCTCACCTACCCATGGGCCCAGCTGCATCTTGTCCAAACCGAGGCCACGGGGCGCTGGCTGGCCCAGCATTTGAAGGCGCGTCCCCAACTCTGTCTGCCCAACCCCGTGGCCTGGCCTCTGCCCCGGTTTGCGCCCGATCCCGACCCCATCGCTTGGCTCGTTCGCCGGAATGTCGGGGCTGACCAGCAAGTGCTCCTGGCTGTGGGAACCAAATCCCATCAAAAGGGCTTTGACCGCCTGGTCGCCATGTTTGGTCTGTTGGCGCAGCGGCATCCCGCCGCGCATCTGGTGATCCTTGGCCTCGATCAGGGGCCTTATCACGGTGTTGACCAACAGGCCCAGTTGCGCCGATTGCTGCCGCAGGCATCCCACCGCTTGCACTTCCCGGGGCGGGTGGGCAATGTGCAGGATTGGTACGAGCGGGCCGATATGTTCCTGCTCCCCTCTCGCTACGAGGGTTTTCCCAACGTGCTGCTCGAAGCCATGGCCAGCGGCTGTTGTTGCGTCTCGTCCGACTGCCCCCAGGGCCCAGCCGAGTTGATCCGCGATGGCGTTGACGGTCGTTTGTTGGCGAACGATGCCACCCCGGAGACCTGGGCTGATCTGGTGTCGGAGCTGCTAGAGGACTCAGACCAACGCCTGCGCTTAGGGGATGCCGCTTTGGCGGTGAGGCAACGCTTTTCCGAGGAACGCCTGCGCCGGTGTTTCATGCACGGCGTGTTGCAGCTGGTTGGTGATGACTGA
- a CDS encoding UvrD-helicase domain-containing protein produces MSFLAGLNDAQRRAVDHHEGPLLVVAGAGSGKTRALTHRIAHLIGEHGADPAQILAVTFTNKAAREMKERLEVLLAQRLAQSQYGQPWSTLPPVEQRQLRSCIYREVTKELWIGTFHALFARMLRYDIDKFKDAEGLTWTKQFSIYDEADAQSLVKEIVTQELQLDPKRFEPKKTRWAISNAKNQGWLPDQLEANAEGQRGKLTADVYRRYRKALAANNALDFDDLLLLPVQLLQQNDQVRSYWHRRFRHVLVDEYQDTNRTQYDLIKLLVTDGKDPQDVEDWSGRSVFVVGDADQSIYSFRAADFTILMGFQDDFGDQAPDDSTQTMVKLEENYRSTATILEAANALIANNSERIDKVLRPTRGEGELITLTRCDDEIAEAEAVVHRMRTMEAANPELSWGDMAVLYRTNAQSRAIEESLVRWGIPYIVVGGLRFYDRREIKDLLAYLRLLVNPADTVSLLRVINVPKRGIGKTTIQRLTDAANQLGIPLWDVVSDPEAVRSLGGRSAKGLLQFCDLVNDLKARSRDVAPSELIQQVMEKSGYVSELIADGTDEAEERRRNLQELVNAALQYQEENDEGYLEGFLATAALSSDADSKDTAADRVTLMTLHSSKGLEFPVVCLVGLEQGLFPSYRSLDDPASLEEERRLCYVGITRAKERLFISHACERRLWGGMREAAVPSVFLSELPEALIQGDIPQTGGAALRRERRLDRLTRVDRDKPSSAPANAVRRRQAGPAPGRSWQVGDRVIHASFGVGEITHTFGSGEKVSIAVKFAGMGPKILDPRLAPIEPVTTA; encoded by the coding sequence ATGAGCTTCTTGGCCGGCCTTAACGACGCCCAACGACGGGCGGTGGACCATCACGAGGGGCCGCTGCTGGTGGTGGCGGGAGCTGGCAGTGGTAAGACGCGCGCCCTCACCCATCGGATCGCTCACCTGATCGGGGAGCATGGTGCCGATCCCGCTCAGATCCTGGCGGTGACCTTCACCAACAAAGCCGCCCGCGAGATGAAGGAGCGGCTTGAGGTTCTTCTGGCACAACGTCTGGCCCAGAGCCAGTACGGCCAGCCCTGGAGCACCCTGCCTCCAGTGGAGCAGCGCCAGCTGCGCTCATGCATTTACAGGGAGGTGACCAAGGAGCTGTGGATCGGCACCTTCCATGCCCTGTTCGCGCGGATGCTCCGCTACGACATCGACAAGTTCAAAGACGCGGAAGGACTCACCTGGACCAAGCAGTTTTCGATCTACGACGAGGCCGATGCCCAGAGCCTCGTGAAGGAGATCGTGACTCAGGAGTTGCAGCTGGATCCCAAGCGGTTCGAGCCCAAAAAGACCCGCTGGGCCATCAGCAATGCCAAGAACCAGGGTTGGCTGCCGGACCAGCTTGAAGCGAATGCGGAAGGCCAGCGGGGCAAGCTCACGGCCGATGTCTATCGGCGTTATCGCAAAGCGTTGGCGGCCAACAACGCCTTGGATTTCGACGATCTGTTGCTGCTGCCGGTTCAGTTGCTCCAGCAGAACGATCAGGTGCGCAGTTACTGGCACCGCCGCTTTCGCCACGTGCTGGTGGATGAATACCAGGACACCAACCGAACCCAGTACGACCTGATCAAACTGTTGGTCACCGATGGCAAGGATCCTCAGGATGTTGAGGACTGGTCAGGCCGTTCCGTCTTTGTGGTCGGTGACGCCGACCAAAGCATCTATAGCTTCCGTGCGGCTGACTTCACGATCCTGATGGGGTTCCAGGACGATTTCGGCGATCAGGCGCCGGATGACTCCACTCAGACGATGGTGAAGTTGGAGGAGAACTACCGCTCCACCGCCACCATCCTCGAGGCGGCCAATGCCCTGATCGCCAACAACAGTGAACGGATCGACAAGGTGCTCCGTCCCACGCGAGGTGAGGGGGAGCTGATCACCCTCACCCGCTGTGACGACGAGATCGCCGAGGCGGAAGCCGTGGTGCACCGCATGCGCACGATGGAAGCGGCCAACCCCGAGCTCAGCTGGGGGGATATGGCGGTGCTGTACCGCACCAATGCTCAGTCCCGGGCCATTGAGGAATCCCTGGTGCGCTGGGGGATCCCTTACATCGTGGTGGGGGGGCTGCGCTTCTATGACCGGCGCGAGATCAAGGATCTGCTGGCCTATCTGCGGCTGTTGGTGAATCCGGCTGACACCGTCAGCCTGCTGCGGGTGATCAACGTTCCGAAACGGGGCATCGGCAAGACCACGATTCAGCGCCTCACCGATGCGGCCAATCAACTTGGGATTCCGCTGTGGGACGTGGTGAGTGACCCCGAAGCGGTGCGCTCCCTCGGCGGCCGTTCGGCCAAGGGTCTGCTCCAGTTTTGTGACTTGGTTAACGATCTGAAAGCCCGCAGCCGTGACGTGGCCCCATCGGAATTGATTCAGCAGGTGATGGAGAAGAGCGGCTATGTCAGTGAGTTGATTGCGGATGGCACCGATGAAGCGGAGGAGCGACGCCGCAACCTGCAGGAACTGGTGAATGCCGCTCTCCAGTATCAGGAGGAAAACGACGAGGGTTACCTGGAGGGATTCCTGGCCACGGCGGCCTTGTCTAGCGATGCGGACAGTAAAGACACGGCAGCCGATCGCGTCACCTTGATGACGCTCCATAGCAGCAAGGGACTGGAGTTCCCGGTGGTGTGCCTGGTGGGTCTGGAGCAGGGCCTGTTCCCCAGCTACCGCTCCCTGGATGATCCGGCTTCACTGGAGGAAGAGCGTCGGCTTTGTTATGTGGGCATCACTCGCGCGAAGGAACGGCTGTTCATATCCCACGCCTGTGAACGTCGTCTCTGGGGTGGCATGCGTGAAGCGGCTGTGCCCTCTGTTTTCCTTTCGGAGCTGCCGGAGGCCCTGATCCAGGGCGACATTCCGCAGACCGGAGGGGCGGCGCTTCGGCGTGAACGGCGCCTGGACCGGCTCACGCGGGTGGACCGCGACAAGCCCTCATCGGCCCCTGCCAATGCCGTGCGTCGCCGCCAGGCTGGCCCAGCTCCTGGCCGCAGCTGGCAGGTCGGCGATCGGGTCATCCACGCCAGCTTCGGGGTTGGCGAAATCACCCACACCTTCGGCAGCGGCGAGAAGGTGTCGATTGCGGTCAAGTTTGCGGGGATGGGCCCCAAGATCCTTGATCCGCGCCTGGCGCCGATTGAACCCGTGACCACCGCTTAA
- a CDS encoding glycosyltransferase yields MTARVLVLAPTRRARTETFVRANLARLPFAVEACFGDEMPWREPLKALYGLAVLTSKVCTRLGWLRLATLPTSIVAMLLVKRHRPDVVMVEFGFHAVRVMELARLGVPLAVHFRGADASAERYLKRLEPRYRRLFQLTSAVIVKNQTMRSRLISLGAQPAQLVISPSGADEQRFQGATPASMPPRFLAVGRFVAKKGPLDTLEAFALLQGLTDHADACSLVMVGDGPLLSVVQDRAHQLGLEHLVQFPGVLSPDAVVQEMRRARVFVQHSRTAEDGDEEGCPVSVMEAQLCGLPVVATRHGGIPDVVVDQQTGRLVEEGDRWGMAEAMALLADRPGLAAAWGAAGQRRTQARFTVKHHVDQITMLLNDLVEHRA; encoded by the coding sequence ATGACCGCTCGTGTCCTGGTATTGGCCCCGACCCGGCGGGCGCGGACGGAAACCTTTGTGCGCGCCAATCTGGCCCGCTTGCCCTTTGCGGTGGAGGCCTGTTTCGGGGATGAGATGCCTTGGCGCGAGCCCCTCAAAGCGCTCTATGGCCTGGCGGTGCTGACCAGCAAAGTCTGCACCCGCTTGGGCTGGCTTCGGCTGGCCACACTTCCCACTTCAATCGTGGCCATGCTTTTGGTGAAACGCCACCGACCGGATGTGGTGATGGTGGAGTTCGGTTTCCATGCCGTCAGGGTGATGGAGCTGGCTCGTCTGGGAGTTCCCTTGGCGGTTCACTTTCGCGGCGCTGATGCCTCAGCGGAGCGCTACTTGAAGCGCCTTGAGCCGCGCTACCGCCGTTTGTTTCAGCTCACCTCGGCTGTGATCGTCAAGAACCAAACGATGCGGAGCCGATTGATCTCCCTCGGAGCCCAGCCGGCACAGCTCGTGATCAGTCCATCCGGTGCCGATGAGCAGCGGTTTCAGGGAGCCACTCCCGCATCCATGCCTCCGCGGTTTCTGGCGGTGGGACGCTTTGTGGCCAAAAAAGGCCCGCTGGACACCCTGGAGGCTTTTGCTCTCCTGCAAGGCCTTACGGACCATGCTGATGCCTGCAGCCTGGTGATGGTGGGTGATGGACCTCTCCTTTCCGTCGTGCAGGACAGGGCTCACCAGCTGGGACTTGAGCATCTTGTTCAGTTCCCAGGCGTGCTTTCGCCGGATGCAGTGGTGCAGGAGATGAGGCGTGCACGGGTGTTTGTGCAGCATTCCCGCACAGCGGAAGATGGTGATGAGGAGGGATGCCCTGTCTCCGTGATGGAAGCCCAGCTTTGTGGTCTGCCCGTTGTGGCGACCCGTCATGGCGGGATTCCAGATGTGGTTGTGGATCAACAGACCGGAAGGCTGGTGGAGGAAGGCGACCGTTGGGGGATGGCGGAGGCCATGGCCTTGCTGGCTGATCGTCCGGGACTTGCCGCTGCTTGGGGGGCTGCCGGTCAACGTCGGACCCAGGCACGATTCACCGTGAAGCACCACGTGGATCAGATCACCATGCTGCTCAACGATCTGGTGGAGCACAGAGCATGA
- a CDS encoding glycosyltransferase, with translation MTESVLAEGRDDLWLVLPHLGAGGAQKVALIAARHFAAQGLKVKLVTLIPGHPVAHTLPDGIPWLELGAPTHRSWWARAGRFALAQLDKLIRLFFQLQLRWFEGWFQTCIHPEGLGLAMRLFHVGTEATAGLRLRQLRREFRRQRPHRVLALLTRTNITCCCAAWDLPIHLVVSERNDPSLQLLPEVWQRLRPLAYRRADVVTANTAGVLSALDSMGAWERLALLPNPLPGASKAAARVDQSRASGFISVARLVPQKGLDVLVAALPKLSGSAAAWPVNLVGDGPEREALQQQAKDLGVSSRLRFLGFRSDPDQFLAEAAVFVLPSRFEGMPNALLEAMAAGLAVIVTDASPGPLEVVEPGISGLVVPSDDPAALAEAMQALVSDPDRCRRMGAAAKARIVALDWPQLEPLWRSILALS, from the coding sequence ATGACTGAATCAGTTTTGGCTGAAGGCCGTGATGATCTCTGGCTGGTGTTGCCACATCTCGGAGCGGGGGGCGCTCAGAAAGTGGCCTTGATTGCCGCCCGTCATTTTGCGGCGCAGGGCTTGAAGGTGAAGCTGGTGACGCTGATCCCGGGGCATCCTGTGGCCCATACCCTTCCCGACGGGATTCCTTGGCTCGAACTGGGGGCGCCGACCCATCGCTCCTGGTGGGCCCGCGCTGGTCGTTTCGCCCTGGCGCAGCTTGACAAGCTCATCCGCCTGTTCTTCCAGCTGCAGTTGCGCTGGTTCGAGGGTTGGTTCCAAACCTGCATCCATCCCGAGGGGCTGGGGCTCGCTATGAGGCTCTTTCATGTCGGCACCGAGGCGACGGCTGGCTTGCGTTTGCGCCAGTTACGCCGGGAGTTCCGTCGTCAGCGGCCCCATCGGGTTTTGGCTCTGCTGACCCGCACCAACATCACCTGTTGTTGTGCCGCTTGGGACTTGCCGATTCACCTTGTTGTGTCGGAGCGCAACGACCCCTCGCTTCAGCTCCTGCCGGAGGTGTGGCAGCGCCTGCGGCCGCTTGCCTATCGCCGGGCCGATGTGGTGACCGCCAACACAGCCGGCGTTCTCTCGGCTTTGGACTCCATGGGGGCCTGGGAGCGGTTGGCCCTGCTGCCCAATCCGTTGCCTGGCGCCTCCAAGGCTGCGGCTCGCGTAGATCAATCGCGGGCCTCTGGCTTCATCAGTGTTGCCAGGTTGGTGCCCCAGAAAGGCCTGGATGTCTTGGTCGCTGCTCTGCCGAAGCTGAGCGGATCCGCAGCTGCATGGCCCGTCAACCTGGTGGGTGATGGGCCCGAGCGTGAGGCGTTGCAGCAACAGGCCAAGGATCTGGGGGTCTCCAGTCGGCTGCGCTTCCTGGGCTTTCGCTCAGATCCAGATCAGTTCCTGGCGGAAGCTGCCGTGTTTGTGCTCCCCTCCCGTTTTGAAGGCATGCCCAATGCTCTGCTGGAGGCCATGGCTGCCGGTCTGGCTGTGATCGTGACGGACGCATCCCCTGGCCCTCTGGAGGTGGTTGAGCCCGGGATCAGTGGATTGGTCGTTCCAAGCGATGATCCTGCCGCTCTAGCGGAAGCCATGCAGGCGCTGGTTTCGGATCCAGACCGTTGCCGGCGGATGGGGGCAGCGGCCAAGGCACGGATTGTTGCGTTGGATTGGCCCCAGTTGGAACCGCTCTGGCGGTCGATCCTGGCGTTGTCATGA
- a CDS encoding sulfotransferase: protein MSSKRLKLLLIRGLGHSGTTMLDLALGAHPQIIGLGEAARILATPKPGDEHRGPSQLRGAHRFERRCTCGVVAAECPIWGPQLEWLRLHDQMPMQEKVLRLLKGSPHDGGAVWHVDSYQDDLELTRLPEAMFDIRIIHLVRDVRSWVHSRARAGRKSDLRWPAMRQLARWWRVNAKFERSFRQSPYPVFHLGYEEFALQPQRSLELLSTWLSIDFQEAMLAPGQNSSSHILAGNRVRFDAERSRTIAYDGAWLGAPAPTAAHLGLLLPNVARMNRRLVYSNGLL from the coding sequence ATGAGCAGCAAACGTCTGAAGTTGCTGCTGATCCGGGGGCTCGGCCACAGCGGTACAACCATGCTGGATCTGGCCCTTGGGGCGCATCCACAGATCATCGGCCTGGGTGAAGCGGCACGAATTCTGGCGACGCCAAAGCCGGGGGATGAGCATCGCGGGCCCAGCCAACTTCGTGGTGCCCATCGGTTTGAGCGACGTTGCACCTGTGGGGTCGTTGCGGCGGAGTGCCCCATCTGGGGCCCTCAGCTTGAGTGGCTTCGCCTGCACGACCAAATGCCGATGCAGGAGAAAGTGCTGCGGCTGCTGAAGGGTTCCCCCCACGACGGCGGGGCCGTCTGGCATGTGGATTCGTACCAGGACGATCTGGAGTTGACGCGGTTGCCCGAGGCGATGTTTGACATCCGGATCATCCATCTCGTGCGCGATGTGCGTTCCTGGGTGCATTCCCGCGCCAGGGCCGGCCGCAAGTCCGATCTGCGCTGGCCTGCCATGCGTCAGCTGGCGCGTTGGTGGCGTGTCAACGCCAAGTTCGAACGGTCTTTCCGGCAGTCTCCTTACCCGGTGTTTCATCTGGGGTATGAGGAATTTGCGCTTCAACCCCAGCGCAGTTTGGAGTTGCTCTCCACCTGGCTGTCCATCGATTTTCAGGAGGCGATGCTGGCTCCCGGCCAGAACAGCAGCAGCCACATCCTTGCGGGCAATCGGGTGCGTTTTGATGCGGAGCGCAGTCGAACAATCGCCTACGACGGCGCTTGGTTAGGAGCGCCGGCACCCACGGCTGCCCATCTCGGCTTGCTTTTGCCCAACGTGGCTCGCATGAACCGCCGCCTTGTGTATTCCAACGGTTTGCTGTGA